The Plodia interpunctella isolate USDA-ARS_2022_Savannah chromosome 11, ilPloInte3.2, whole genome shotgun sequence genome includes a window with the following:
- the LOC128673356 gene encoding fork head domain transcription factor slp2-like codes for MHITSGLSPASGEMLDTSTLNFYGDSGDCGTSFQIDHAVPESSHTVEIEYVYEQPDVALKEDTVKIQNFKTKDDSFTKKIKSKHKPQPIDDTETDLTNLTWLQNITNIMAVPQFPIPPMSPNPQVKTQPQNTRLQKFNQTIAKCQRDFTENKEQYQNDSEKKPPYSYSTLICMAMRYNNDKMTLSAIYSWIRENFKYYRNADPTWQNSIRHNLSLNKVFVKVARSKHEPGKGGFWKLDLAHLEGTKRISNRPHKKKKHSDTNEPKVSEESVAVSNIPQVEFVEEMATDNAVTLHLPEFTLNGIQPISDIDLETNIGANVIVEPVAPPPLIQEDDLSSLLLNPTDWDDLQLDMLDNYLDSCFK; via the exons ATGCATATCACCTCAGGACTATCGCCGGCTTCAGGAGAGATGCTCGACACATCCACTTTAAATTTCTATGGTGATTCCGGAGACTGTGGCACCTCTTTTCAGATAGACCACGCGGTTCCAGAATCTTCGCATACGGTAGAAATAGAATACGTGTACGAACAACCAGATGTTGCACTTAAAGAAGACACagtgaaaatacaaaattttaaaacaaaagacgATAGTTTCACCAAAAAGATCAAAAGCAAGCACAAGCCTCAGCCGATAGATGATACAGAGACGGACTTAACAAATTTAACATGGCTTCAAAATATAACGAATATAATGGCGGTGCCACAGTTTCCGATCCCACCTATGTCACCGAATCCCCAAGTGAAGACGCAGCCGCAAAACACGAGGCTACAGAAGTTCAACCAAACTATTGCTAAATGTCAAAGAGATTTTACTGAAAACAAGGAACAATATCAGAACGACAGCGAGAAGAAGCCACCGTATTCGTACAGTACGTTGATTTGTATGGCCATGAGATATAACAACGATAAGATGACGCTCTCAGCGATCTACTCGTGGATCCGCGAAAACTTCAAATATTACAGGAACGCCGATCCCACTTGGCAG aatTCAATACGACACAACTTGTCTCTAAACAAAGTGTTTGTAAAAGTAGCAAGGTCGAAGCACGAACCCGGCAAAGGTGGCTTCTGGAAACTGGATTTAGCGCATTTGGAAGGGACCAAGCGCATATCGAACAGACCACATAAGAAGAAAAAGCATTCTGACACAAACGAACCTAAAGTATCTGAAGAAAGTGTTGCAGTGTCCAATATCCCTCAAGTTGAATTTGTTGAAGAAATGGCCACAGATAATGCAGTTACACTACATCTTCCCGAGTTTACACTAAATGGCATACAACCTATATCTGATATAGATTTGGAAACAAATATAGGAGCTAACGTGATTGTGGAACCAGTGGCGCCTCCTCCACTTATTCAAGAAGATGACTTATCCTCTTTACTTCTAAACCCTACAGATTGGGATGACCTGCAACTGGACATGCTTGATAACTACTTGGATTCGTGTTTCAAGTAA